The genome window CAACAGGTGTTAGCCGGTTTGAACAAGGGACAAATGAAGTCGAACCTGGACGGGGACTTGACCGTCAACGACGGTTCCTTTAGAGACGCGTTCGGTAACATTTTGAACGGGCTTAACCGCAATGCGGACAGGGGGATTCCTAATTTCGGACTGTTGGATACGATCGGTTCGGGAATGAACCGGATCACGACGGGGATTTCCAACCTTTCTTTATTGTCTTCCACGAACAACGCGACGATGGATACGATCTTGGGATATATGAAAGGTGTTGCGGAGAGTATGCGCAACGAGAAGCAGTTCACCCAGAACGGTTACGGGGATCTGGTAGAAGCTTCCGGCATCAAGACAAGAGAGGTTAAAAGTAAGGATAAGTATTCGGGAGAGACGATCACGACCACGTATGTTTTGAAGGATGACGGTTCGATCGATACATTCACGGACGAGGACGGGAATGTGAAACAAAAGACGTTGGGGGATTGGGTTCAAGGGCATTGCGGTAAGGACTTGGGCAATGCGGAGTGCAGTCGGTTTGTGGAAAACAAATACAGCAGTGTGGATGTGGGGGCCGACGGGAAGATCACGGCTCACAGAAGGGTGTATAACGGAACTTCTTCGTATTGCGGTAGCGACATGACGAATTCGGATTCGTATTGTTACAACACGGATGATGCGGTTGTAACGATTTCGGCTCCTTCCAAGGATTCGTTTCTTTTGGGGAGAGGCGCTTCCCGATTGGGCGATATGTTCAACGAGAGGGAGAAGGGTTTTAGCGATCTCGTAAACGCCACATTCCAAAACGTAAACGGTTATCTTTCCTCGAACAAACATACGGCCGCCCTTTTTACGGAAGTTAATATTACGCAGAACGTTCACGACAAGAACGCGTCTTTGGCTTCGCAAGACGTCAATAACAAGGTGAAGATTGCGAGTATTGTCAAGGATTACGTGGAAGCAGTCTTGCTGGGAGGGATGTCGACCGGCGCTTGGGTGAGCAAACAGGCGAACCAAGCGGTACAGGACGTCGTTGCGACCGCGCTTACGAAGGCTTTTGATTTGCCGCCGGATGTTGCGTCGTTTTTGTCGGGCGGTCTCATGGCGCACATAGAGATGTCGAAGGCCAAGCACGATATGGGCAGTCATAATTTGGGAATTGGGAAAGGAATCCATTCGGCGATCCATCATTCAGGTTTTGGAGGAATGGAAAAAACTCTGCTCAGGGTTGCTCCTTTGGCTACAGAGATCCTTGCGCCGATTGTCGGTTATGGTGCGATAGCTTTTTCTCTATCAACTTTAGATAAGTATGAAAACAATCTTAGCGCGATTGAAAAATGGAAGGATTTCAAAAACAGCATGTACGGTTTTGGAGTTCAGAAAATTGCAATCGCAAACGGGGCGTCACCCGAATATGCGGCCGCCTTAGGCCAAGTTGCGATCGGATATATGGAGATGCGCCAGGCAAAAGAAGAGCTTGGAATGCGTAGCGGAGCGTTTTCTTTACAATCTCTTGGCGGTGAGTTTAAGCGAGTCGTAGCGGGGATATCTGGTAATATCGGCGAGGTTGTGGGAGCGGGAATTAAATCGAGCGCTCATATCACGGGAGATCTTGGATTAACGTCGGAGAAATACGAAAAACATATCAATCAAGAAACCAGATCGATCCTGAACGAACTGAAACTGAGGGATCTGAAAGAAGATATTAAAAACTGGGATACGACGCAACAGGTGCTTGCGAGCGCTTCTGTGAAGGAATACGGCAGAGTTACGCATATGGATCCTGCTCAAATCGAGCTTTGGTCAAAGCAGGCGAGCGACTTTGTGGTGCGCAAACAAGCGGAGCGGGATTTACACAGACGGGACGGGATGCTGACCAACGGACTGCCGCTTACACTGGGATACAGCTCCCTTTTTATCCTTGACAACAAGTTGTTCAACGGAGGAATCACGTCTCTCATATCGAAGGGATTCAAAGGAATTCTGACTTCGGTAGCGGATTTAGGGAACATGCTGGGAGAATCGGTCGTACCTTCGGACTTAAGATCTTCGATATATGACCAAAGTAAAGAGTGGCACAACAAGATAACGCTGGAAGACGTGAAAGGCAGAACGGGACAAGGGATTATCAACAAAGCGTATGTAGAAACGGAGATGCGTAACGTCCTTTTTGACAAGATCGGCGAGGCATTGACGGGAGATCCTGCAATGGGTCACAATCTGGGGTTATTGCTCAAATACCAAATCGACAAACAAGAGGCGAGAAAGGCAGCGAGAGAACAAAGACTGAAGGATGCTGAGGTATTGGTCCAGTTAGCAGCAGCGGCAGCAGTGACCTATTTCGGCGGTCCCGCGGGAATTCAGATGTTAAATTCGGTGATCGGAACGGGTGCGACGGCGATTAACACAACATTGGCGACGGTTGGGCTTTCGCTTAACAATGCGCAGGTGGCCATGCTTGCGGCGAGTACAGCGGCGACGATGGCGATCGAAAACAGAATCAACGGGGCAAATGGCTCGGCTGCAGCCCTTGTAAACGGCCTCATCTCGACGGCGACCTTAGGAGTAAAAACTCCTCTTACGGGCTACGTAACGTATACCAAACATCAGAACGCGAACCTTTTGACGGGTCAACACGAAGTGAAAGGCGGTTGGGGCGGTGGAGTTAGCTTGAACGTGTCCGGTGTCAAAGGGTTACCTGGGGGAGAAATATTAAAGACCGCGTTGGAAGGAATGAAAATGAGCAATCTAACCTTGGGACTGAGCTACAATGCTGATCAAGGTCTTGGAATGAACGTGAACACGAACTTTACGAACAACGTAGGCTTAGGGTTAGACTACAACTTTAAAAGCGGCAGCTATACCGCGAACGCGAGCTATGACGTGAACAAGGCAGGTGGCAAATCTTGGGCGAACGGAAGTGTTAACGTATCTGCGAGTAGAGAAGGTCACTCGAGTTTAGCGTTGTCTTACAACCACGACGGAAACACGGCGATTCCTCAGAGACTGAGAGGAGGGGGAGCGACGCTTGACTTAGGGAATGACGGTGTATTGGGTTTTAGCATCCAGGGACTGAAAGGGGCTACGATCGGTACTGTGAGCTACAACACGAACAGTCATGGTTGGGAACAGGCGACTTTGAACCAGAATTTCCAGAACGAATATCTTCAAGGTGTGACAGCTGAGAACAGCTCTTACAATCACGAGAAGTCTCAGATGGAGATCTTGCGTACGGAGCTGAGTATTGCGACGAAGATGGAGAAACCGTTGTTTACGCAAGCAGATGTGGACAAGTATTTACCTAAAAACAAGGACGGCAGCATCGACGTAGAGAATGCACAGCCTGAGAAGTTGTTAGAGAAATGGAACGCGCACAAGGAAGCGATGTCCCAAACGCCTGAGGGCTTGCAGAAATGGAAGGACGATGTAACGAGAGCCGGAGAAAGATCGGGGATTGAGATCCGCTTCAACGACGGTAAGAGTGCAACGAGCACTTTCGGTAAGTTTGTAACGGGAATGTTCGGAGACATTGCCCAGAGTTTCGGTATTGCGAACGACGGAAGCAAGATGGTGGACAAACAAGGCGTATTTCACTTAGACACGTGTTTCGAGGGGAGACAGCCCGTATTGCGTTTGAAACACAAAGAAAACGGAATATACGGGAATGTTAAATCACCCGAGTTTAGTTCCGAGGACTACGAGCTAATTGCGATCGAAGAAGTAAAGATCGGGGACGTAGTCCAGTCCTGGAACGAAAGAACCGGAAAACTCGAGAACAAGAGAGTCACGGAAACGTTTGTCCACGAAGTTCCGCAGCTTTTCTTTCTTGAGTTAGACGGGGAAGACGAGATTCATACGACTTGGAACCACCCGTTTAGACGGAGGGTGAGTGCAAACGGAAGTCAGAACACAAACCAAAACAGAGTATCACCGTTTGACCCGAGCGGGATTCAAAGAACATACAAAACTCATGAACATCTGCTTCATCCGCGAGAAGCAAGAATCGTGACGAGCCTTTTGGGCTCGGGAAGCGAGCGCGAAACAAAGACAGCGAGTGTAATAGAGGAGCTTCCCCATTCTACAGATTCTAACCATTCAGCCTCGGATGTACCATTGACGAAGACGGAAAGGTTCTCTTCTAACACCACAACCCAAACCTCGGAATGGGTGAAGGTGGAAGACCTCCGCTTGCGAGACCAAGTTCTCAAAGCAGACGGAAGTTGGGGAACTGTAACGGGGATTTACTACTACAACACGGAACCGACTAAGGTTTACAACTTAGAAGTAGAGGAGAATCATACTTACGTTGTGGGCGGAAGAGATTCCAATTCCGGCGCGGGCTACGTTGTGCACAATTACAACAACGCGCAAGAGGCGATGTTCGGAGGATTCAAACGACTTTCGAACGATGTGTATGACGTAGCGAAGAAGTTCGCGGGACTTGAAGGCGGGACCGGTAACGAGGTATATCAGAAAGCTGTAGAGTTTCAACAGGAAGTGAAATCGACAAATGCGTTACGAGAAACGTTAAACAAGGAATCGAACATCCTTGTAACGAAACAAAAAGCAGCGGAAGCGAGTATGCAACTGGGAGTGATCCGCAACAATGAATTTTTGAAAGCGATCCATGATCCGAAGAGCGATTCGATACCGGGAATAGCAGACCTTCGCAAACAACTGAAGGGAAGCGATCCAAGTAAGGGTTTTACGCAAGAACACATGAAAGCGGTTTCAGCTTGGTTGGGTTCTAACGGAGTGGGCACGAGCGGATTCTTGAAACCTGGAGTTGGCCTTGGTAATCTTCCTGGGGGTAATGCGCTTCCGATGAAAGGATATATCATGTCTGCTGCACTGAGTATATCGAGTGCGGAAGAACGCGGAAAGCTGACAAACACGATTAAAGAAACGAATCAGAAGTTAGCAGAACACAAGATTAAAGAAGACAATATCGGTCGGCAGATGATCGAGCGATCGGAAAAGGTGAAGAGCGACATTGTAAAGCTGATCCAAGAGAAACACCACAACGATCCGAGGTATGCTGAAGTTCTCGTAGAACACGGTTTTGTGAAGAAAGACACATTCAATCCGGCGGAACACAAGGTAACGTATGAGGAGAAGTTGAAGGCACTGGGAGACAAGATCAAGCCGGAAACGAGAAAACAACTTGCCGAGTTTGACCGCAAGATCACAGACCTTCGCGTGAGCCAAAACAAACAGGAAGCGGAGAGCTACGCGAAATGGAACAAGGATCATCCGAACGAGCCCTACAAGCGAACTCCAGAGATGGAGAAACGCAGAAACGACATGGTGACAATGCAGAAGACTTTGGAGAAGGAAAGGGCGATGATCATCAACCGGGAAGTGGCGCCATATCCGAAAGAGAATGAGTTGCATCGACTTGAAAAATTATCGGATGC of Leptospira sanjuanensis contains these proteins:
- a CDS encoding TIGR04388 family protein is translated as MFLKRRFRWILPLAVLFSFFPLSPQPVVVPNLNTPVFNTNSMNQTFTVADGMRTIGNWDAFVFQNVSILQTQWEAQVQAQITMMVNSITTSDHFASVQEYQSYVYNSLQGQASEQLLTWQSAVEAEILQERSEYLSSLYGANSSAVASSTASFQSQWDSFVSGNGLNLNLGGALSQAVLNSGQQTLEGLQSQWWNDFHNNLQNGLQTYQQALQGLTDKYQNLISQINATEMQYQAHLAQIQQSQAGVKSQILSSLEGYQNFLNSNGLFWNTITVLYDNNSNSYVQASCPSGHVCVTYQYDPTNSQFYAAGSCPVGHTCANILYDNNTSSYLQNTVCPSTCNGSEMENLTVRTSLNADGRAFQNVINKVANAMQEGYVMPAIFDYTSGTMLSYNNNCLNGSTCVKGLYDATSGSFVASNTCSAGHTCYSAVVDNTVPASATGSYFASSCPVGDTRCVSCASGHTCQVQEMEAGFLYASSLLSNFLHNELLSTQNALQNAVAVQNGGTYNFQYGQSQGAYNNDGIWSYGDPIFSHTPFNHFSATSGGPASVSIAEILNTAFTEGEGGLAKKIMAYIRQEITQSDLANWIMDAYESGLTGSGSPLSGLMGALGPGRTITGFSQIDLRAFQNEDGFTPFFNATPYCGSPLGCASGDIFNWTPGIYLANRTYSEMRAQGLAGVNGSWGQNFYDYFAREWMIWDGIPFLGDIQHTQNYAWIELNFQVTNNNAYANVTTYQDLVLQLQAFEYDWQTNVMPSITNWTAQVASYQAQYSNWQTQMQTALTDAQNAFNSGVADIQSQQSSWLAQMGQLQQQATSAFNAAGNALQNGQGQSNYIQLTQQVLAGLNKGQMKSNLDGDLTVNDGSFRDAFGNILNGLNRNADRGIPNFGLLDTIGSGMNRITTGISNLSLLSSTNNATMDTILGYMKGVAESMRNEKQFTQNGYGDLVEASGIKTREVKSKDKYSGETITTTYVLKDDGSIDTFTDEDGNVKQKTLGDWVQGHCGKDLGNAECSRFVENKYSSVDVGADGKITAHRRVYNGTSSYCGSDMTNSDSYCYNTDDAVVTISAPSKDSFLLGRGASRLGDMFNEREKGFSDLVNATFQNVNGYLSSNKHTAALFTEVNITQNVHDKNASLASQDVNNKVKIASIVKDYVEAVLLGGMSTGAWVSKQANQAVQDVVATALTKAFDLPPDVASFLSGGLMAHIEMSKAKHDMGSHNLGIGKGIHSAIHHSGFGGMEKTLLRVAPLATEILAPIVGYGAIAFSLSTLDKYENNLSAIEKWKDFKNSMYGFGVQKIAIANGASPEYAAALGQVAIGYMEMRQAKEELGMRSGAFSLQSLGGEFKRVVAGISGNIGEVVGAGIKSSAHITGDLGLTSEKYEKHINQETRSILNELKLRDLKEDIKNWDTTQQVLASASVKEYGRVTHMDPAQIELWSKQASDFVVRKQAERDLHRRDGMLTNGLPLTLGYSSLFILDNKLFNGGITSLISKGFKGILTSVADLGNMLGESVVPSDLRSSIYDQSKEWHNKITLEDVKGRTGQGIINKAYVETEMRNVLFDKIGEALTGDPAMGHNLGLLLKYQIDKQEARKAAREQRLKDAEVLVQLAAAAAVTYFGGPAGIQMLNSVIGTGATAINTTLATVGLSLNNAQVAMLAASTAATMAIENRINGANGSAAALVNGLISTATLGVKTPLTGYVTYTKHQNANLLTGQHEVKGGWGGGVSLNVSGVKGLPGGEILKTALEGMKMSNLTLGLSYNADQGLGMNVNTNFTNNVGLGLDYNFKSGSYTANASYDVNKAGGKSWANGSVNVSASREGHSSLALSYNHDGNTAIPQRLRGGGATLDLGNDGVLGFSIQGLKGATIGTVSYNTNSHGWEQATLNQNFQNEYLQGVTAENSSYNHEKSQMEILRTELSIATKMEKPLFTQADVDKYLPKNKDGSIDVENAQPEKLLEKWNAHKEAMSQTPEGLQKWKDDVTRAGERSGIEIRFNDGKSATSTFGKFVTGMFGDIAQSFGIANDGSKMVDKQGVFHLDTCFEGRQPVLRLKHKENGIYGNVKSPEFSSEDYELIAIEEVKIGDVVQSWNERTGKLENKRVTETFVHEVPQLFFLELDGEDEIHTTWNHPFRRRVSANGSQNTNQNRVSPFDPSGIQRTYKTHEHLLHPREARIVTSLLGSGSERETKTASVIEELPHSTDSNHSASDVPLTKTERFSSNTTTQTSEWVKVEDLRLRDQVLKADGSWGTVTGIYYYNTEPTKVYNLEVEENHTYVVGGRDSNSGAGYVVHNYNNAQEAMFGGFKRLSNDVYDVAKKFAGLEGGTGNEVYQKAVEFQQEVKSTNALRETLNKESNILVTKQKAAEASMQLGVIRNNEFLKAIHDPKSDSIPGIADLRKQLKGSDPSKGFTQEHMKAVSAWLGSNGVGTSGFLKPGVGLGNLPGGNALPMKGYIMSAALSISSAEERGKLTNTIKETNQKLAEHKIKEDNIGRQMIERSEKVKSDIVKLIQEKHHNDPRYAEVLVEHGFVKKDTFNPAEHKVTYEEKLKALGDKIKPETRKQLAEFDRKITDLRVSQNKQEAESYAKWNKDHPNEPYKRTPEMEKRRNDMVTMQKTLEKERAMIINREVAPYPKENELHRLEKLSDANSLNDKQKTELMNLRNEKKTHETQVAALLDKDNATLHHNVETVFGKERISIANDRVDLTQNLLSKEDKLRSLDPKKDKAEYDKLNKEIQTIQDRTAQLDKNFLNYKPVRKADESLPDFLLREKDTFAGEPKAIERIVDGLKEQKEHYKALGDTKKVAELNDKIRDFKTRSEESVKRSEDDVLTAALRAGGEKRKQALRDIEEYLTHADNRDSKQREREIPISAYLKNPAGDPEGKTISVNSHFGRGGYSNKEVAGTYLHSNDHIGLDVGGARGEKINSILEGKVKSPPTKGLSITIPGEIPNHLKEKGISYSEPLYDGNGNKLRVAGYYDSSGNSYSADQLSVMDTKYRKANPELAKTTKPFEATRSVGVITENGKFYTMADAKTPVELTPEQLALVPEDIRRNPGSVSSSGNSVAIETTLTGPFAGKYEVQYKHFDSIPRNADGSPLKAGDSIKAGQKIGDLGTTGRSTGAHLHISVISYSEPKGVSPAFYQEVRNKKGDITHYLVNPQYFIKVMAPSGVKK